One part of the Sander vitreus isolate 19-12246 chromosome 10, sanVit1, whole genome shotgun sequence genome encodes these proteins:
- the fbxo38 gene encoding F-box only protein 38, whose product MGPRRKATKLQPAVVGSGGVELVLRPSEPKDYINELSHEVLCHIFRYLPMKDIMCMECLSRKLREAVTLYLRVVKVVDLCAGRWWEYMPSGFTDSSFLLLLKKMPDLEQLYGLHPRYLERRRVRGYEAFSIPGVLEALQVCPNLLGVETSHLELVEAIWNYMPQVHILGKFRNRNGAFPIPAENKLTIPITAKIQTLHLVGVNVPEIPCVSMLRHLYLKWVRLTKPQPFKDFLCVSLRTFVMRNCAGPTNSLKYVPLVTGLASARNLEQLELVRVPFLGGLIQHVVEDSWRSGGFRNLHTIVFGACKNALEVDLGYLIITAARRLHELRIQPSLTKDGVFSALKMAELEFPQFETLHLGYVDEFLLQCKMSHPELVKYGLADVIENPGIITDIGIKVVNEVFTNIKYLLIYNCPHLHNPHHWITDQSRWSRLVDLTLVRCHAIKLESFSQFIELLPSLEFICLDQMFREPPKGCARVGLSAGTGIGVSSALVSNQNSNNDNDNNNNHHHHNNEANLPPAPPPVNNINNNNINNNQRQPPQQQQHNAPVEVNGIEDEEEEDEEEVMLEEENMEAEPQMDLKGAEGEVRAEQADVAPGPSRPAGTPRPPDEEQAGPSGLVQQCRPAGATVPKPPLVISDSDSEEEEGLVSRLMPASCLQQPASCTEGKGKTPLRRSNNVAVSVAVSVDQTKPQVLESSCEKSCQVTSEQIKADMKAAADNSRRTSGKGIATEAVETTARPGADSGTVRGMGSAGATARTGVRPVTGSVGRVGPGAATPRQVSGCGRTVVATNHRATATTDRATGTGRTNDSTEGPSGAQTGDSCTRETGLRHGSGPACVDSLEPRGAAVNNASRRPTLLTGQGERQPAGSGSQQGQASDEDFIPRRPLTRSCTRMSSDSLISETDLPSARPRVAVRRKRMADKSTSTSDPVTEDDHVQILSLKSKNLVGITLTNCGITDLVLKDCPKMMFIHATRCRVLKQLRVESAPIVNRFDYAQCKKLDMEQVLDQILRMPPERNRIIYMRPMHQIDSVALERQLFQGPYPYHIAIVHEFSNPPNIRNKVRIRSWMDTIANISQELIKYEFFPEATRTEEDVKKYPKYPWGRDIYTLEGVVDGAPYSMVTDFPWLRTLRAADPNSYARYDFEDDESTTIYAPRRKGQLSADICMETIGEEISERRQSKRGVFQRVVVLFLHHCDTPGEPVEDDYI is encoded by the exons ATGGGTCCGAGGAGGAAGGCCACTAAACTCCAGCCTGCTGTAGTGGGCAGCGGTGGAGTGGAGCTGGTCCTGAGACCTAGTGAGCCCAAAGACTACATCAATGAGTTGTCCCATGAAGTCCTCTGTCATATATTCAG gtaCCTTCCCATGAAGGACATCATGTGTATGGAGTGTCTGTCCAGAAAGCTTCGAGAAGCTGTAACTCTGTACCTGCGGGTGGTCAAAGTAGTGGACCTATGTGCTGGTCGCTGGTGGGAGTATATGCCTTCAG GCTTTACAGACAGCAGCTTTCTGCTCCTTCTGAAGAAGATGCCAGATCTGGAGCAGCTATATGGCCTCCACCCTCGATACCTGGAGAGGAGACGAGTCCGAGGCTATGAGGCTTTCAGTATACCTGGAGTCCTGGAGGCACTACAAGTCTGTCCCAATCTGCTG GGTGTGGAGACCTCCCATCTGGAGCTGGTGGAAGCCATATGGAACTACATGCCCCAGGTTCATATACTGGGAAAGTTCCGCAACCGTAATGGGGCTTTTCCCATTCCTGCTGAAAACAAACTGACCATCCCCATTACTGCAAAGATCCAGACTCTACATCTAGTGG gTGTCAATGTCCCAGAGATCCCCTGTGTGTCCATGCTGCGCCACCTTTACCTGAAGTGGGTCCGTCTCACCAAACCCCAGCCGTTTAAGGACTTTCTGTGTGTAAGCCTGAGAACCTTTGTCATGCGGAACTGTGCAGGGCCAACCAACTCCCTCAAATATGTTCCCCTGGTTACTGGTTTAGCATCAGCCCGGAACCTGGAGCAACTGGAGTTGGTGAGAGTTCCCTTCCTGGGAGGGCTGATCCAACATGTGGTGGAGGACAGTTGGAGATCAG GAGGATTTCGGAACCTCCACACCATTGTGTTTGGAGCCTGTAAGAATGCTCTGGAAGTGGACTTGGGCTACCTCATCATCACTGCGGCTCGCAG GCTTCACGAGCTGCGTATCCAGCCTTCATTGACCAAAGATGGAGTCTTCTCAGCTCTCAAAATGGCTGAACTAGAGTTTCCTCAGTTTGAGACACTTCATCTAGGATACGTGGATGAGTTTCTGCTGCAAT GTAAGATGAGTCATCCAGAGCTGGTGAAATACGGTCTGGCTGATGTCATTGAAAACCCAGGCATCATCACTGACATTGGCATAAAGGTGGTGAACGAGGTGTTCACTAACATTAAATACCTGCTCATCTACAACTGTCCTCACCTGCATAACCCTCACCACTGGATCACAG ATCAGTCCAGATGGAGTCGCCTTGTTGATCTCACTCTGGTTCGCTGTCATGCTATCAAACTGGAATCCTTTTCCCAATTCATAGAGTTACTCCCCAGTCTGGAGTTTATCTGTCTGGACCAGATGTTTAGAGAACCACCCAAG GGCTGTGCCAGGGTGGGCCTGAGTGCGGGCACTGGTATTGGTGTGTCCTCAGCACTGGTCAGCAACCAGAACTCCAACAATgacaacgacaacaacaacaaccaccaccaccacaataaTGAGGCCAACCTGCCTCCTGCGCCTCCACCTgtcaacaacatcaacaacaacaacatcaacaacaaccaAAGACAGccgccgcagcagcagcagcacaatg cACCAGTGGAGGTAAATGGGattgaggatgaagaggaggaagacgaggaggaggtAATGCTGGAGGAGGAGAACATGGAGGCTGAGCCTCAAATGGATCTGAAAGGAGCAGAAGGGGAGGTGAGAGCTGAACAAGCTGACGTGGCTCCAGGGCCCAGTCGTCCAGCTGGAACACCACGACCTCCTGATGAGGAGCAAGCAG GTCCCAGTGGTTTAGTCCAGCAGTGCAGACCAGCCGGTGCCACGGTTCCGAAGCCCCCACTGGTCATCTCCGACTCGGACAGTGAAGAAGAGGAAGGCCTTGTTTCAAGGCTGATGCCAGCTTCCTGTTTGCAGCAGCCAGCTTCCTGTACAGAAG gtaaAGGTAAGACTCCTCTGAGGCGGAGCAACAATGTGGCTGTATCAGTGGCAGTCTCGGTAGATCAGACAAAGCCTCAGGTGTTAGAAAGCAGCTGTGAGAAGAGCTGTCAGGTGACCAGTGAACAGATCAAGGCAGACATGAAGGCTGCTGCTGACAACAGCAGGAGGACTAGCGGTAAAGGAATCGCTACTGAAGCTGTGGAGACTACTGCAAGACCTGGGGCTGACAGTGGGACAGTACGGGGCATGGGGAGTGCTGGGGCAACAGCAAGGACTGGAGTGAGGCCAGTGACTGGATCTGTGGGCAGGGTAGGACCTGGAGCAGCCACACCCAGGCAGGTGAGTGGATGTGGGAGGACAGTGGTGGCGACCAACCACAGAGCAACCGCAACCACTGACAGAGCGACAGGAACTGGCAGGACTAATGACAGCACAGAGGGCCCCTCTGGAGCACAGACAGGGGACAGTTGCACAAGGGAGACTGGGCTGAGGCACGGCTCTGGTCCTGCCTGTGTGGACAGTCTGGAGCCCAGAGGTGCTGCTGTAAACAATGCTTCCAGGAGACCAacactgctgactggacagggagagagacaaccTGCCGGTTCAGGTTCCCAGCAGGGCCAGGCCAGCGATGAGGACTTTATCCCCAGACGTCCTTTGACCCGATCGTGCACTCGTATGTCATCTGATTCCCTGATATCTGAGACGG ATCTTCCAAGTGCCCGGCCTCGAGTAGCAGTGAGGAGGAAACGAATGGCTGACAAATCAACCAGCACCTCTGACCCGGTCACTGAGGACGACCACGTACAG ATTTTGTCTCTGAAGAGTAAGAACCTGGTGGGCATCACTCTGACCAACTGTGGAATCACTGACCTAGTCCTCAAAGACTGCCCCAAGATGATGTTCATTCATG CTACCAGATGTCGAGTGTTGAAGCAGCTGCGGGTAGAAAGTGCCCCCATAGTGAACAGGTTTGATTACGCTCAGTGTAAGAAGCTGGACATGGAACAGGTCCTGGATCAGATACTAAGAATGCCTCCTGAGAGGAACCGCATCATCTACATGCGCCCTATGCACCAG ATTGACTCCGTAGCATTGGAGCGTCAGCTCTTCCAGGGGCCCTATCCCTATCACATTGCTATAGTGCACGAGTTCAGCAACCCTCCAAATATACGCAACAAGGTTCGCATTCGCAGCTGGATGGACACCATAGCCAACATCAGCCA AGAGTTGATCAAGTATGAGTTCTTCCCAGAGGCCACCCGGACAGAAGAGGATGTGAAGAAGTATCCCAAATACCCCTGGGGCCGGGACATCTATACACTGGAGG GAGTGGTGGATGGCGCTCCCTACAGCATGGTAACAGACTTCCCCTGGCTGAGGACTCTGAGAGCAGCTGATCCCAACAGCTACGCCCGCTATGACTTTGAGGACGATGAAAGCA CCACCATCTACGCACCCAGGCGTAAAGGCCAGCTGTCAGCTGACATCTGCATGGAGACCATCGGGGAAGAGATCTCAGAGCGCCGACAGAGCAAAAGAGGAGTGTTTCAGAGAGTGGTGGTCCTTTTCCTCCATCACTGTGATACACCAGGAGAACCTGTGGAGGATGACTACATCTAG